Proteins encoded within one genomic window of Pygocentrus nattereri isolate fPygNat1 chromosome 9, fPygNat1.pri, whole genome shotgun sequence:
- the sars1 gene encoding serine--tRNA ligase, cytoplasmic, with product MVLDLDLFRKDKGGDPEIVRDTQKKRFKDVALVDNLVQADTEWRKCRFTADNLNKAKNLCSKSIGEKMKKKEPVGDEDTLPEEAQNLEALTADTLSTLTVTQIKKVRVLVDEAIHKLDSERLKLEAERFEYLREIGNLLHPSVPISNDEDADNKIERTWGDCTVQKKYSHVDLVVMIDGYEGEKGAIVAGSRGYFLKGPLVFLEQALINYALRILYSKNYTLLYTPFFMRKEVMQEVAQLSQFDEELYKVIGKSSEKSDDTSVDEKYLIATSEQPIAAFLREEWLKPEDLPIRFAGISTCFRQEVGSHGRDTRGIFRVHQFEKIEQFVYASPHDGKSWEMFDEMIGTAEEFYQSLGIPYRIVNIVSGALNHAASKKLDLEAWFPGSQAFRELVSCSNCTDYQARRLRIRYGQTKKMMDKAEFVHMLNATMCATTRVMCAILENYQTEEGIVIPEPLKVFMPPGLTEIIKFVKPAPIDQDLSKKQKKQQEGGKKKRQQAGETDLQNKVDNMSVNDS from the exons gcCGCTTCACCGCTGATAATCTCAACAAGGCAAAGAATTTATGCAGCAAGTCCATCGGTGAGAAAATGAAG aagaaggagcCTGTTGGAGATGAAGACACTCTCCCAGAGGAGGCCCAAAACCTGGAAGCTCTCACAGCAGACACATTATCA ACACTGACAGTGACTCAGATTAAGAAGGTTCGGGTGTTGGTGGATGAAGCTATTCACAAATTGGATAGTGAAAGGTTGAAGTTGGAGGCAGAACGCTTTGAGTACCTGAGAGAGATAGGCAACCTCCTGCACCCCTCTGTTCCTATTAGCAATGATGAG gATGCTGATAATAAGATTGAGCGCACCTGGGGCGACTGCACAGTGCAGAAGAAGTACTCTCACGTGGACCTGGTTGTTATGATTGATGGATATGAAGGAGAGAAAGGTGCTATTGTTGCTGGAAGCAGAGGATATTTCCTGAAG GGACCCCTGGTTTTCCTGGAACAAGCTTTGATTAATTATGCCCTGCGGATCCTCTACAGCAAGAACTATACTCTTCTCTATACACCTTTCTTCATGCGGAAAGAGGTCATGCAGGAAGTTGCACAGCTCAGCCAATTTGATGAGGAGTTGTATAAG GTGATTGGAAAGAGCAGTGAGAAGTCTGATGACACTTCAGTGGATGAGAAGTATTTGATTGCCACTTCTGAACAACCAATTGCAGCCTTTTTGAGAGAAGAATGGCTGAAGCCGGAGGACCTCCCCATCCGCTTTGCAGGAATCTCTACCTGCTTCAGACAGGAAGTGGGCTCCCATGGTCGCGACACGCGCGGCATCTTCAGGGTTCATCAGTTTGAGAAG ATTGAGCAGTTTGTATATGCCTCTCCTCATGATGGCAAGTCTTGGGAGATGTTTGATGAGATGATAGGAACAGCAGAGGAATTTTACCAGTCACTAGGAATTCCCTACCGCATCGTCAACATTGTCTCTG GTGCTTTGAACCATGCAGCCAGTAAGAAGCTGGATCTGGAGGCCTGGTTCCCAGGCTCTCAGGCCTTTAGAGAGCTGGTCTCCTGCTCCAACTGCACAGACTATCAGGCCCGCCGCCTGCGCATCCGCTACGGCCAAACTAAGAAAATGATGGACAAA GCTGAGTTTGTGCATATGCTTAATGCAACCATGTGTGCAACCACTCGTGTAATGTGTGCCATCCTGGAAAACTACCAAACGGAAGAGGGCATTGTCATTCCAGAGCCACTCAAGGTGTTCATGCCTCCAG GCTTGACAGAAATTATCAAGTTTGTGAAGCCAGCACCTATAGATCAAGATCTGTCTAAAAAGCAGAAGAAACAACAGGAAGGAGGCAAAAAAAAGAGGCAGCAAGCCGGTGAAACTGACCTGCAGAACAAAGTAGATAACATGTCCGTCAACGACTCTTAA